A segment of the Candidatus Krumholzibacteriia bacterium genome:
CGCCAGTACGAGACGCGCTCCCCGCCGCGGCAGGAGGGGGCCGCGGAGGCCGTCTTCGGCCGTCGTCGCCTTGGATTCCACCACGCCTCGCCATCCGTGCCCGATGTGGAAAGGGCGGGACCGTGTGGCCCCGCCCTCGGGATTCCGGCTCAGCCCTGCTCGGGGGGCTGGGCCAGGATCGCGATCCGTTCGCGGCTCGACACCACCACGCCTCCGGGTTTCTCCACGGTCACCGCGAAGAGATAGGGCCGGTCGACGTCGAGTTTCGCGCTGATGGGAACGATCACCTCGTCGGCTCCGGACGGGACGTCGAAGACGCCGCCGTCGACCGGGAAGCGCTCGTCGCGCCCCTGGTCGAAGATCCAGAGCTGGTACTGGAACTCGCCCGGGTCGTTCGCGGCGAGGCCACCGATCTTCATGGCGCCCTCCTGCCGCGACGAACTCCACACCACGTCC
Coding sequences within it:
- a CDS encoding anti-sigma factor, coding for DVVWSSSRQEGAMKIGGLAANDPGEFQYQLWIFDQGRDERFPVDGGVFDVPSGADEVIVPISAKLDVDRPYLFAVTVEKPGGVVVSSRERIAILAQPPEQG